AGCTGAAGGAAATGGTCGACAAACTCGTCGACGTCGGCGCCGACGTCGTCTTCGTCGGTGACGGCATCGACGACATGGCACAGCACTACCTCGCCAAGGAAGGCATCCTCGCAGTCCGCCGCACCAAGTCCTCTGACCTCAAGCGCCTCGCCCGCGCCACGGGCGGTCGCGTCGTCAGCAACCTCGACGACATCGAGGAAGACGACCTCGGCTTCGCCGGCTCCGTCGGCCAGAAGGACGTCGGTGGCGACGAGCGCATCTTCGTCGAGGACGTCGAAGACGCCAAGTCCGTCACGCTCATCCTCCGCGGCGGCACCGAGCACGTCGTCGACGAACTCGAGCGCGCTATCGAGGACTCCCTCGGCGTCGTCCGCACGACGCTCGAAGACGAGAAGGTCCTGCCCGGTGGCGGCGCCCCCGAGACGGAACTCTCGCTCGTCCTGCGCGAATTCGCTGACTCCGTCGGTGGCCGCGAACAGCTCGCCATCGAAGCCTTCGCCGAAGCGCTCGACATCATCCCGCGCACCCTCGCCGAGAACGCTGGTCTCGACCCCATCGACTCCCTCGTCGACCTCCGCTCCCGCCACGACGGCGGCGAGTTCGCCGCTGGCCTCGACGCCTACACGGGCGAGGTCATCGACATGGAAGCAGAGGGCGTCGTCGAGCCCCTCCGCGTCAAGACGCAGGCCATCGAGTCCGCAACCGAAGCCGCTGTCATGATTCTCCGCATCGACGACGTCATCGCTGCTGGCGACCTCTCCGGTGGCCAGACCGGCGACGACGACGACGAAGGCGGTGCACCCGGCGGCATGGGTGGCATGGGTGGCATGGGCGGTATGGGCGGCATGGGCGGTGCGATGTAAATCGCCCCCTGTTAGGCCACCATACACCCACCATCTGACCCACGCACAGACTCGAATCGTCGGCCCGATTTCGCACCGTTTTTTCTGAGTTCACACCCGCGAGTGGCGTCCACGCCCTGAGAATCACGGTTGTCGTCGCGTTAATCGAGCACCGGGAGCGCGCTGGAACACTCAGTGGACCACAAATAGCCTATTTGTTCAGTATCTGAGACAGAAGTTGACAAAACGTTCTAAAATACCAGTTATGGTGTTCGAAATGTCGGTGGGGGAATCTATACTTATACCCCGTGGCAACCACTGACAAGGTATATGACCTCCACCGAGACATCGGACCACTCCGCCGTCTCGGACGCTGCCGACCCAGCGAGACGACCGGCGTTTCTCGCTGTGGTTGGTCCCCGCGTCTCCGAGGCGGCATCGGTCGCCGCCACGTTAGCCTCCGGGCCACTCGTCCACGCCCCTCTCAGCAAGTCGCCGTCGCGACTCCGTGCGACACTCGCGGCGATGCGCCAACCAGATACGCCGTTCGTCGTCGCGACCGACAGCGCCGCCGCAGTCCGGGATGCCGACCACGTCCTCGTCACCGACGGCGGGGTCGTCGTCGAAGACGGAACACCGACAGACCTCCTCGCCATCCCCGGTTACTACGCCCAGCGATACGGTGACGAAATCGGTGCGAACTTCTCCGACCCCGGGAAGGACGTCGCCGACGAGTGACGAACCGGCCCCCAACCTTCTCTTTGCGTGCTCTCGTAGCCTCTGCCATGGGCGACAGAGCGTGCTACCGTGAGTTCTGCCCGGACTGCGACGCGCAGGTGACGGTCGTCGACGACGAGTGCCCGGGGTGTGGGCGTGAGTTGGAACTGAAGTGAGCAGATTTTCCCGAAGAGCCGAATCCCGCGCGAGTCTGTTCCAACACGCCTCGCTGTGGCTCTCCGATTTTCCATCAACGAAAAGAGCGCGACGGGACTCCCGTGAGCACCGCGAGCGGGAGTCAGGAGCGCTCGCTGAACGAACGAAGTGAGAGAAGCGAGCGCGACGGGATTCGAACCCGCGGCCGTCGGATTAGAAGTCCGACGCTCTGTCCAACTGAGCTACGCGCCCTCGTATCTCAAAAACAGGTGCCAAATGAAAAACGAATCGGCTTCTATCCGTCGAAGCGGTACAGCGACGTGACCGCCGGAAGCCGGTTGAACATCCAGTAGGCGATGGGCAAGCCGACGATCGTAACCGCGAAGAACGCGGCGACGTTCGCCCAGAACCAACTGAGCCACCAGCCGACGAAGAGGAAGTACACGCCACGGACGAGGAGCGAGCGCTGTCCCCGGCCAGCGTCGGGCGCCCCGAGTGAGCGCGGTTCTTTCAGCGAAAGTACCGTCGGCACGAGATTGATGAGTTTGATACCCAGTGGAAGGCCGATGATGGTCGCGTTCAGGAACCACGCGATGTTGACGACGGCGGGCGTCGCCCACCACCCGATGAACAGGAACCAAATCGCCCTGACGAGGAGGGACCGTTGTTTCATACACGACAGTATGCGACAGGGGAGGAAAAGAGACGTGGCCACACGAGAGTCGGACGGCCGCTGATTTTGCGTGCCCGGAGCGACGTGAAGGGAGGCTTTAACAGCGCGAACACGGTATCACCGCCTATGAGAGTCATCGGGACGGTCGGCTTGCCCGGAAGCGGAAAGGGCGAACTCGCCGAAGTGGCCCGCGAAGCAGGCATCCCTGTCGTGACGATGGGCGACATCATCCGCGAGGAGTGTCGCGCCCGCGGTCTCGACCCGGCGACGGACCACGGGAAGATAGCGAAGGCGCTCCGCGAAGAGGAAGGCGATGACGCCATCGCCGCGCGCTCGCTTCCCGTCATCGAAGACCACCTCGAATCGAACGACGTGGTCGTCGTCGACGGACTTCGGTCGGGCGTCGAACTCGACCGCTTCCGTGACGCATTCGGCGACGAGTTCGTCCTCGTGAGCGTCGAAGCGCCGTTCGAGATGCGCGCCGACCGCCTCACCGACCGCGGCCGCGACGAGAGCGACACCGACGTCGAGGCGCTGAAGAAGCGCGAAGCGCGTGAACTCGACTTCGGCATGGACGAAGCGATGGAGCGTGCAGACGTGGTCATCGAGAACACGGGGACGCTCGACGAATACCGCGAGACCATCACGCAGTTGTTCGAAGCGGGACCAGACGCGGTTACGGAGACCGCCGAATGATATACAGCGTCGACGTTCGAATCGAGGCCCCAGTTCGAGATACCGAGGTCACAGACCGCGTGGCGGACGCTGTCGAGAACCTCTTCCCCGGCGTCGAACTCACCCACGAACCCGGGAAACTCGTCGCCGAGACCCACGAGTTAGAACGGTTCTCCGAGCGTCTGCACGAGCAGGCGATTCTCGACACTGCTCGTCGGGAGTTCGACAAACGTCGCGACGAGGACAGTTTCTCGTTCGCCCTCAAGAAGCAGGCCGCGTTCAAAGGCGTCGTCAACTTCTCTGTCGGCAATCCCGACGAACTCGGCGACATCGAAGTCCACGTGACCGTCCGCGACCCGTCGGTCGAAGAACTCGTCGACTACATCGCGCCACCGACCGAAGACGGCCGGCCAATCGACCCCGCAGACAGATAACGACGCACACGCACCGGCTCACGCGACCAACAGCGCCACCGCGATGGCGATGAAGACGATTTTGAGACCGGTGTTGACGGCGATAACTTTCGACCCAAACTCCGGCCCCCAGATACCGTACTGGAACGGAATCGACCGCTTGAACGTCGAGACGGCGAAGGAGATGATGCCGCCGATGAGCATCGTCGCCACAGCCTGTTTCGGCGTGAACGTCTCCCCAATCGCGGGCGCAATCGTCGCGGCACCGGTCGTCGTGTCGAACGCAAAGGCGACGACGACGGGAACGGCGGCACCCGGGAGGCCGACGAGGTTCGTCAGCGGACTGGCGAGTTCGGTGAACGATTCGAGGTCGGTCGTCTGCAACAAGAGGGTGACGAGTACGTAGACGACGGCGAGTCGTGGGACGATTCGGCGAACCGTCTTCCACGTCTTTCGACCGGCGTCTTCGACCATCGACCGAACTCCTGATTCGTCCTCGTCGGTCGTCCCACCTGCCCCGTCTGTCTCGGCGAGTGCCGACGGGGTGACGTTCTGCTTCGAGAGGAGTACCGCACCGGCGACGACACCCGTGAGCGTGATGGCGAGTGCGATTGCCGCACGAGCGCCGACGTACATGAACCCGACTTCACGGCCGAGAATCGGGATGAGGACCGGCCAGTAGAACGTGAAGATGTGCTGGACGAACCCGAAGAACGTGTTGATGGTGACGGCGACGAGCGTCGCTCGGTCGTCGAGGACGCCCGACTCGCGGAACTCTGCGAGCATCCCGTACCCTGCCGTCGTCGATGCAGCGGTCGTGACGATAGCCGTGCCAACCTCGTCGGGGAGGTTCGCGGGACTCGTCAGGTAGCGCGAGAGGCCGGCGATGCGCTCGACGAGGCCGAAGGCGACGACGAGGTTCGCCGCGAAGACACCGAGCGCGATGTAGACGGCGATGCGAGCGACCCGTGGAAGGACCTCGAACAGCACCGGGAGGACGGTCGACGTCTGCACGGGAGGTGGTCGGAGGCCAGGTAACTAATCGCCGTCGGTCGGTGACGCCCGGTTCAAATGAGCAACTGTGCGACGGCGAAGAGGACGACCACACCGAGCACGTCACAGACGTTCGTGACGACCGGGATGACCACGTCGTCAGGGTCGAGACCGAACCGGTACGCGATGTAGGTGGCCGTGAACGTCACGAGGACGGCCAAGACGGCGAGCACGATACCACTCGTCAGCGCGATCAAGACGACAGAGGAGATAGCCAGCGCCGGGTCGCCGGTGACGACGAGCGTCGCGAACCACGCACCCGTTCCGATGATTGGGAACACCGTTATCGCGAGGACGACAGTCGCCAGCGCGTTCCCTGCGAGTTCGTCGTCTGTCGGTGAGAACGTGAGCGTCCCGAGGTGGAACGACGTGGAGAGTCGTGCCGCGAGGATGCTCCCGAGGTTGCCCGCCGTCCCAATCGTGACTGGCACGAGGACGAGCAACGACGGGAATCGAAGCAACTGCGCCTCGAAACTGCCGAGGACGAGTCCACTGCCGAGTTCGACGAGCGTGAGTACCAACAAGACAGGGAGCATCGCCCGTGAAATCGCGCGAACGGTCCACTCTGTTGGCACGTCAGAACACCCCTGCGATGGCGAGGACTGTTCGCACGGCGATGAGCAAGAACAGGATACCGAAGACGTCGCCGGTCGTCGTCACGAGTGGGCCGACGATGGTGTCGGGATTTCGCCCGCGTCGGTAGCCCGCGAAGACGACGGTAATCACGACGACGGTGAGGACGACACCCGAGAGCAAGCCGGCAACGATGGCGATACCGACGAGAATCGGGAGCGGTGCCACCCGCTGTCCGAGAAACGTGAGGAGAAAGAACGCCACGATGGAAGCGAACGTGCTCGTCAACACGCCGTTTGCGAGGGCGGCAGTCGCGGCGGCCCGCAGTCGCCTGTCGCCGCCGACGACGTAGGGTTCGATGAGACCCTGATGGAGTGCGGTCGCGATGCGAGCACCGAGTGACCCGTAGACGTTCCCGCGAGTCGCGAGCAGTGCCGGGATGAGAACGAGTAAGCCCGGGACTGCTCGGAGTTCGGCACGCATGCCGCCGAGGACGACACCGGCGATGAGTCCCCCGACGAGACTCGCCGCGAGCGCAGGGAGGGCTTCTTTGTAGGCCTCGACTGCCACGTCTCGGACCGTCATTGTCGGGTTCGACGGCCCCGAGCGTTAAAAGTCGGCGGTATGTCGAATCGCAGTACGGAGTGGTCTGAGTCGAGATGTCTCTCGGTGGTGAACGTGGAGAAAACGCCGATTCAGGGGTCAGTACTGTTCGAAAAATGGGTGAAGTCTATCGCAATTAGTCCGGCTTCC
The genomic region above belongs to Haloferax marinisediminis and contains:
- a CDS encoding magnesium transporter — its product is MPTEWTVRAISRAMLPVLLVLTLVELGSGLVLGSFEAQLLRFPSLLVLVPVTIGTAGNLGSILAARLSTSFHLGTLTFSPTDDELAGNALATVVLAITVFPIIGTGAWFATLVVTGDPALAISSVVLIALTSGIVLAVLAVLVTFTATYIAYRFGLDPDDVVIPVVTNVCDVLGVVVLFAVAQLLI
- a CDS encoding RNA-binding domain-containing protein yields the protein MIYSVDVRIEAPVRDTEVTDRVADAVENLFPGVELTHEPGKLVAETHELERFSERLHEQAILDTARREFDKRRDEDSFSFALKKQAAFKGVVNFSVGNPDELGDIEVHVTVRDPSVEELVDYIAPPTEDGRPIDPADR
- a CDS encoding AAA family ATPase, with the protein product MRVIGTVGLPGSGKGELAEVAREAGIPVVTMGDIIREECRARGLDPATDHGKIAKALREEEGDDAIAARSLPVIEDHLESNDVVVVDGLRSGVELDRFRDAFGDEFVLVSVEAPFEMRADRLTDRGRDESDTDVEALKKREARELDFGMDEAMERADVVIENTGTLDEYRETITQLFEAGPDAVTETAE
- the thsA gene encoding thermosome subunit alpha; amino-acid sequence: MIILGEDSQRTSGQDAQSMNITAGKAVAEAVRTTLGPKGMDKMLVDSSGQVVVTNDGVTILKEMDIDHPAANMIVEVSETQEDEVGDGTTTAVIIAGELLDQAEDLLESDVHATTIAQGYRQAAEKAKEVLESNAIEVTEDDRETLMKIAATAMTGKGAESAKDLLAELVVDAVLAVQDDDGIDTDNVSVEKVVGGSINNSELVEGVIVNKERVDENMPYAVENANVAILDDALEVRETEIDAEVNVTDPDQLQQFLDQEEKQLKEMVDKLVDVGADVVFVGDGIDDMAQHYLAKEGILAVRRTKSSDLKRLARATGGRVVSNLDDIEEDDLGFAGSVGQKDVGGDERIFVEDVEDAKSVTLILRGGTEHVVDELERAIEDSLGVVRTTLEDEKVLPGGGAPETELSLVLREFADSVGGREQLAIEAFAEALDIIPRTLAENAGLDPIDSLVDLRSRHDGGEFAAGLDAYTGEVIDMEAEGVVEPLRVKTQAIESATEAAVMILRIDDVIAAGDLSGGQTGDDDDEGGAPGGMGGMGGMGGMGGMGGAM
- a CDS encoding ABC transporter ATP-binding protein/permease, with the protein product MTSTETSDHSAVSDAADPARRPAFLAVVGPRVSEAASVAATLASGPLVHAPLSKSPSRLRATLAAMRQPDTPFVVATDSAAAVRDADHVLVTDGGVVVEDGTPTDLLAIPGYYAQRYGDEIGANFSDPGKDVADE
- a CDS encoding magnesium transporter; translated protein: MTVRDVAVEAYKEALPALAASLVGGLIAGVVLGGMRAELRAVPGLLVLIPALLATRGNVYGSLGARIATALHQGLIEPYVVGGDRRLRAAATAALANGVLTSTFASIVAFFLLTFLGQRVAPLPILVGIAIVAGLLSGVVLTVVVITVVFAGYRRGRNPDTIVGPLVTTTGDVFGILFLLIAVRTVLAIAGVF
- a CDS encoding nucleoside recognition protein, producing MQTSTVLPVLFEVLPRVARIAVYIALGVFAANLVVAFGLVERIAGLSRYLTSPANLPDEVGTAIVTTAASTTAGYGMLAEFRESGVLDDRATLVAVTINTFFGFVQHIFTFYWPVLIPILGREVGFMYVGARAAIALAITLTGVVAGAVLLSKQNVTPSALAETDGAGGTTDEDESGVRSMVEDAGRKTWKTVRRIVPRLAVVYVLVTLLLQTTDLESFTELASPLTNLVGLPGAAVPVVVAFAFDTTTGAATIAPAIGETFTPKQAVATMLIGGIISFAVSTFKRSIPFQYGIWGPEFGSKVIAVNTGLKIVFIAIAVALLVA
- a CDS encoding YccF domain-containing protein, with translation MKQRSLLVRAIWFLFIGWWATPAVVNIAWFLNATIIGLPLGIKLINLVPTVLSLKEPRSLGAPDAGRGQRSLLVRGVYFLFVGWWLSWFWANVAAFFAVTIVGLPIAYWMFNRLPAVTSLYRFDG